A genome region from Schaalia sp. 19OD2882 includes the following:
- a CDS encoding DUF2505 domain-containing protein, whose translation MDFTRTLSYPALPDEVAAMCLDEAYSHLRASKAGMSEVEVSTRGTTVTTTIVVPTQNIPQIALMRLPEGARPTLVLTDTWARGEDGLWHGTFSVEVPHMPVEARAESVLRPTGQTATLREMTGQVHVRVPLFGPRIETQVLDRLDVLLRAEVDCATEWLARPAL comes from the coding sequence GTGGACTTCACCCGAACACTTTCCTACCCCGCCTTGCCCGACGAGGTCGCCGCCATGTGCCTGGACGAGGCATACTCCCACCTGCGCGCCTCCAAGGCCGGCATGAGTGAGGTCGAAGTCTCCACCCGTGGGACCACCGTGACCACGACGATCGTCGTGCCGACACAGAACATCCCCCAGATCGCCCTCATGCGTCTACCCGAAGGCGCACGCCCGACCCTCGTCCTGACCGACACGTGGGCCCGCGGCGAGGACGGCCTGTGGCACGGGACCTTCAGCGTCGAGGTGCCGCACATGCCGGTCGAGGCGCGTGCGGAGTCGGTGCTGCGCCCCACTGGCCAGACGGCCACGCTGCGGGAGATGACCGGGCAGGTGCATGTGCGGGTTCCCCTCTTCGGCCCGCGCATCGAGACCCAGGTGCTCGATCGCCTCGACGTGCTCCTGCGCGCGGAGGTGGACTGCGCCACTGAATGGCTCGCCCGCCCGGCCCTGTGA
- a CDS encoding OsmC family protein, with amino-acid sequence MTTTDPTRTPSAPTPSAPAAESGPGPALYLERTGTRQYVARNARGAEVLIGDGPGRFSPGDLLKLALAGCNAMSSDARLAAALGEDFAQLVGVSGNYVKAEDRYESFQVELVQDLSGMGEEDVAATLRRAEAAIDRNCTIGHSFAHVMPYTRAFTSEEV; translated from the coding sequence ATGACGACCACTGACCCGACACGAACCCCCTCCGCGCCCACCCCCTCTGCACCCGCCGCTGAAAGCGGCCCCGGCCCCGCCCTGTACCTCGAACGCACCGGCACCCGCCAGTACGTGGCCCGCAACGCCCGCGGCGCCGAAGTGCTCATCGGTGACGGCCCAGGCCGCTTCTCCCCCGGCGACCTGCTGAAACTCGCGCTGGCCGGCTGCAATGCCATGTCTTCCGATGCGCGCCTGGCCGCTGCCCTGGGCGAGGACTTCGCCCAACTCGTCGGCGTGTCCGGCAACTACGTGAAGGCCGAGGACCGTTACGAGTCCTTCCAGGTGGAACTGGTCCAGGACCTCTCCGGCATGGGGGAGGAGGACGTGGCTGCCACGCTGCGCCGGGCCGAGGCCGCCATCGACCGCAATTGCACGATCGGCCACTCATTCGCACACGTCATGCCGTACACGCGGGCCTTCACCTCGGAAGAGGTCTGA
- a CDS encoding VPDSG-CTERM exosortase interaction domain protein, with product MGVGDALSAAWRKALDVPYELSLAQANALRRKYPRATPANLVELAHRRFARRVSAESAAAGGAAVLPGVGTAVSLGASSVQLLAFVSEAAVHALTVAHLHGIDLRDPAKRHALVLAVLTGQEGAELISAQVGIQAVSWFRSSFLDIRTVSAQRFNDLMLMWVRKRAASSALKGTVGRMIPFGIGAAVGWGIGAGLARGVVDGLNLALGPAPHSFIEGVAVEVDTTDEGEVERRFAHLRLPGVSQEEETR from the coding sequence GTGGGGGTCGGCGACGCACTGTCCGCCGCCTGGCGCAAGGCCCTCGACGTCCCCTACGAGCTGTCCTTGGCGCAGGCGAATGCCCTGCGACGCAAGTACCCCAGGGCCACCCCCGCCAACCTCGTCGAACTGGCCCACCGCCGCTTCGCGCGCCGGGTGAGCGCCGAGTCCGCTGCGGCCGGTGGTGCCGCCGTGCTGCCGGGCGTGGGCACCGCGGTGTCCTTGGGCGCCTCCAGCGTGCAACTGCTGGCCTTCGTCTCCGAGGCCGCCGTCCACGCGCTGACCGTCGCCCACCTGCACGGCATCGACCTGCGTGACCCGGCCAAGCGCCACGCCCTCGTCCTTGCGGTGCTGACCGGCCAGGAGGGCGCCGAACTCATCTCCGCACAGGTCGGCATCCAGGCGGTGTCCTGGTTCCGTTCCAGCTTCCTGGACATCCGCACGGTCAGCGCCCAACGCTTCAATGACCTCATGCTCATGTGGGTGCGCAAGCGCGCGGCGTCCTCGGCCCTGAAGGGGACCGTGGGGCGCATGATCCCCTTCGGGATCGGAGCGGCGGTCGGCTGGGGCATCGGCGCGGGGCTGGCGCGCGGAGTCGTCGACGGACTCAACCTGGCGCTGGGACCGGCGCCGCACTCCTTCATCGAGGGCGTGGCCGTCGAGGTCGACACAACCGATGAGGGCGAGGTCGAAAGGCGTTTTGCCCACCTGCGTCTGCCCGGCGTGAGCCAGGAAGAGGAGACACGATGA
- a CDS encoding thymidylate synthase: MTTHAPLDRQYEDLLARIMSEGAPKGDRTGTGTRSVFGAHLRYDLSRGFPLVTTKSVHMKSIVGELLWFLRGESSVRWLQDNGIRIWNEWADEEGNLGPVYGVQWRSWNAGEGRRVDQISQVMETLRTNPDSRRMVVSAWNVGDLPEMALEPCHAFFQLYVSNGRLSLQLYQRSADMFLGVPFNIASYSLLTHMFAQQAGLEVGDFIWTGGDCHIYDNHVEQVREQLSREPFPFPTLALRKAPSLFDYDFDDVTVQDYRHHPRISAPVAV, translated from the coding sequence ATGACCACGCATGCACCACTTGACCGCCAGTACGAGGACCTGCTGGCGCGGATCATGTCCGAGGGCGCCCCCAAGGGAGACCGCACGGGCACGGGCACTCGCAGCGTTTTCGGCGCGCACCTGCGTTACGACCTGTCCCGAGGCTTCCCTCTGGTCACGACCAAGTCCGTCCACATGAAGTCGATCGTCGGGGAGCTGCTGTGGTTCCTGCGCGGCGAATCGAGTGTGAGGTGGCTGCAGGACAACGGAATCCGCATCTGGAACGAGTGGGCGGACGAGGAGGGCAACCTGGGCCCGGTCTACGGGGTCCAGTGGCGTTCGTGGAACGCGGGTGAGGGTCGGCGCGTCGACCAGATCTCCCAGGTGATGGAGACGCTGCGCACCAATCCGGATTCGCGGCGCATGGTCGTGTCCGCGTGGAATGTCGGCGATCTTCCCGAGATGGCCCTGGAGCCCTGTCACGCCTTCTTCCAGTTGTACGTGAGCAATGGGCGCCTCAGCCTGCAGCTCTACCAGCGCAGCGCCGACATGTTCCTGGGCGTGCCCTTCAACATTGCCTCGTATTCGCTGCTCACCCACATGTTCGCCCAGCAGGCGGGCCTGGAGGTCGGTGACTTCATCTGGACGGGAGGCGACTGCCACATCTACGACAACCATGTTGAGCAGGTGAGGGAACAGCTCTCCCGCGAGCCATTCCCCTTCCCGACGCTGGCACTGCGCAAAGCACCCTCACTCTTCGACTACGACTTCGACGACGTCACGGTGCAGGACTATCGACACCACCCGCGCATCAGTGCCCCGGTGGCCGTGTGA
- a CDS encoding dihydrofolate reductase — protein MSAADGDATIRLASIWAQDRGRVLGSGTGMLWHVPADFAHFKAATMGCPILMGRASWEALGRALPGRLNVVLTGDAGYRAEGAVVVHSLEQGVDLCRHWAGRRGADTVWVTGGATVYEQAMGLVDELVVTDLDLDVAKVLPEGAPLVRAPHIDPRMWRVDAEHSDAQWRQCSGDARWRVTHWVRA, from the coding sequence GTGAGCGCCGCAGACGGGGATGCCACGATCCGTCTGGCGTCGATCTGGGCCCAGGACCGCGGGCGGGTCCTGGGGTCGGGCACGGGAATGCTCTGGCACGTGCCGGCCGACTTCGCCCACTTCAAGGCGGCGACGATGGGATGCCCGATCCTCATGGGGCGCGCCTCGTGGGAGGCGCTGGGTCGGGCCCTGCCCGGGCGGCTCAACGTCGTCCTCACAGGAGATGCCGGGTACCGGGCCGAGGGCGCCGTCGTGGTCCACTCGCTGGAGCAGGGAGTGGACCTGTGCCGCCACTGGGCCGGCCGACGCGGAGCCGACACCGTGTGGGTCACGGGTGGGGCCACGGTGTACGAGCAGGCCATGGGCCTGGTGGACGAGTTGGTGGTCACCGACCTGGACCTGGATGTGGCGAAGGTCCTGCCCGAAGGCGCCCCCCTGGTGCGAGCCCCGCACATCGACCCCCGGATGTGGAGGGTGGACGCCGAGCATTCCGATGCCCAGTGGCGCCAGTGCTCGGGCGATGCCCGGTGGAGGGTCACCCACTGGGTGAGGGCCTGA